One window of Papaver somniferum cultivar HN1 chromosome 9, ASM357369v1, whole genome shotgun sequence genomic DNA carries:
- the LOC113313975 gene encoding peptidyl-prolyl cis-trans isomerase CYP71-like isoform X1: MEENQNGKESLTVLEIEEEPIVGPAPPPPRPRKRPLQFEQTYLDSLPSANMYEKSFMHRDVVTHVAVSQAEFLITGSADGHLKFWKKKPIGIEFAKHFRSHLGPIEGLAVSADGLLCCTISNDKSVKIYDVVNYDMMVMIRLPFVPGTVEWVYKQGDVKAKLAISDRNSPFVHIYDARSGTNEPIISKEIHMGPVKVMKYNQIFDTVISADEKGIIEYWCPATLQFPEDRVSFKLKSDTSLFEVVKSKTFVSAIEVSPDGKQFAITSPDRKIRVFYFRSGKLRRQYDESLEAAQELQRADVPLYRLEAIDFGRRIAVEKEIEKTENVPQPNAIFDESSNFLIYATLLGIKVVNLQTNKVARILGKVENNDRFLKIALYQGDRNSKKVRKIPAAAANVNEGKDPLTDPTLLCCAFKKHRIYLFSLNKFRLSWFGLFSRREPEEPEDTTKGRDVFNEKPPADELLAASDIGKSVTTSLPENVIMHTSLGDIHIKLYPEECPKTVENFTTHCRNGYYDNLIFHRVIKGFMIQTGDPLGDGTGGQSIWGREFEDEFHKSLRHDRPFTLSMANAGQNTNGSQFFITTVATPWLDNKHTVFGRVVKGMDVVQGIEKVKTNKQDKPYQDIKILNVTIPK; the protein is encoded by the exons atggaggaaAATCAGAACGGTAAAGAAAGTTTGACAGTGCttgaaattgaagaagaaccaatagTTGGTCCTGCTCCCCCTCCTCCTCGTCCTCGCAAACGTCCCCTGCAGTTCGAACAAACTTATCTTGATTCTTTGCCCTCTGCTAATAT GTATGAAAAAAGCTTTATGCATCGCGATGTAGTCACACACGTGGCTGTGTCACAGGCAGAGTTTTTAATAACTGGAAGTGCTGACG GTCATTTgaagttttggaagaaaaaaccaATTGGCATCGAGTTTGCTAAGCATTTCAGATCTCACCTTGGACCTATTGAAGGTTTAGCC GTTAGCGCAGATGGCTTACTTTGTTGTACAATTTCAAATGACAAATCGGTGAAGATATACGATGTCGTAAACTATGATATGATGGTCATGATACGCCTACCCTTTGTACCCGGTACAGTTGAATGGGTTTACAAGCAAGGAGACGTCAAAGCTAAGCTTGCCATTAGTGATCGCAACTCCCCGTTTGTTCATATATACGATGCACGTTCTGGTACAAATGAGCCAATCATCTCTAAAGAG ATACACATGGGCCCAGTAAAAGTTATGAAGTACAACCAGATCTTTGACACAGTAATATCTGCAGACGAGAAGGGAATCATTGAATACTGGTGCCCTGCTACCCTGCAGTTCCCGGAAGATAG AGTGAGTTTCAAACTGAAGAGTGACACCAGTCTCTTTGAAGTTGTGAAGTCCAAAACATTTGTTTCTGCAATTGAG GTTAGCCCTGACGGCAAGCAATTCGCCATTACATCTCCTGATCGTAAAATACGTGTGTTTTATTTTCGAAGTGGTAAGCTTCGGCGACAGTATGATGAGTCCCTGGAG GCAGCACAAGAACTCCAAAGGGCCGATGTTCCTCTCTATAGGTTGGAAGCCATTGATTTTGGACGAAGAATAGCAGTTGAGAAGGAAATAGAAAAAACGGAAAATGTGCCTCAACCAAATGCGATCTTTGATGAGAGCTCTAACTTCCTCATATATGCAACACTTCTTGGCATTAAG GTGGTAAATTTGCAGACAAATAAAGTTGCTCGAATTCTTGGAAAGGTTGAGAACAATGATAGATTTTTAAAAATTGCTTTGTATCAAGGTGACAGAAACAGTAAAAAGGTGAGAAAAATTCCCGCGGCTGCAGCTAATGTCAACGAGGGCAAAGATCCTTTGACAGACCCCACTCTTCTTTGCTGCGCTTTCAAGAAACACAGGATCTATTTATTCAG TCTAAACAAATTCCGACTGTCGTGGTTTGGGTTATTCAGTCgaagagaaccagaagaaccGGAAGACACAACTAAGGGAAGGGATGTATTTAATGAAAAGCCCCCTGCTGACGAGCTTTTGGCTGCTTCCGATATAGGAAAATCTGTTACAACATCTCTTCCTGAGAATGTG ATCATGCACACATCACTTGGTGATATTCACATTAAACTGTACCCAGAAGAATGTCCCAAAACTGTGGAGAACTTCACCACTCACTGCCGCAATGGTTATTACGATAATCTCATTTTCCACCGGGTTATCAAAGGCTTCATGATACAGACAGGAGATCCTCTGGGAGATGGCACTGGTGGGCAGTCTATTTGGGGTAGGGAGTTTGAGGATGAATTCCACAAAAG TTTGAGGCACGACAGACCTTTTACACTGTCCATGGCAAATGCGGGGCAAAACACCAACGGCTCTCAGTTCTTTATAACCACTGTGGCAACGCCATGGCTGGATAATAAGCACACTGTATTCGGTAGAGTTGTGAAGGGAATGGACGTAGTACAG GGCATAGAGAAGGTGAAGACAAACAAGCAAGACAAACCCTACCAAGATATTAAAATATTGAATGTGACTATCCCCAAGTGA
- the LOC113313975 gene encoding peptidyl-prolyl cis-trans isomerase CYP71-like isoform X2, protein MEENQNGKESLTVLEIEEEPIVGPAPPPPRPRKRPLQFEQTYLDSLPSANMYEKSFMHRDVVTHVAVSQAEFLITGSADGHLKFWKKKPIGIEFAKHFRSHLGPIEGLAVSADGLLCCTISNDKSVKIYDVVNYDMMVMIRLPFVPGTVEWVYKQGDVKAKLAISDRNSPFVHIYDARSGTNEPIISKEIHMGPVKVMKYNQIFDTVISADEKGIIEYWCPATLQFPEDRVSFKLKSDTSLFEVVKSKTFVSAIEVSPDGKQFAITSPDRKIRVFYFRSGKLRRQYDESLEAAQELQRADVPLYRLEAIDFGRRIAVEKEIEKTENVPQPNAIFDESSNFLIYATLLGIKVVNLQTNKVARILGKVENNDRFLKIALYQGDRNSKKVRKIPAAAANVNEGKDPLTDPTLLCCAFKKHRIYLFSRREPEEPEDTTKGRDVFNEKPPADELLAASDIGKSVTTSLPENVIMHTSLGDIHIKLYPEECPKTVENFTTHCRNGYYDNLIFHRVIKGFMIQTGDPLGDGTGGQSIWGREFEDEFHKSLRHDRPFTLSMANAGQNTNGSQFFITTVATPWLDNKHTVFGRVVKGMDVVQGIEKVKTNKQDKPYQDIKILNVTIPK, encoded by the exons atggaggaaAATCAGAACGGTAAAGAAAGTTTGACAGTGCttgaaattgaagaagaaccaatagTTGGTCCTGCTCCCCCTCCTCCTCGTCCTCGCAAACGTCCCCTGCAGTTCGAACAAACTTATCTTGATTCTTTGCCCTCTGCTAATAT GTATGAAAAAAGCTTTATGCATCGCGATGTAGTCACACACGTGGCTGTGTCACAGGCAGAGTTTTTAATAACTGGAAGTGCTGACG GTCATTTgaagttttggaagaaaaaaccaATTGGCATCGAGTTTGCTAAGCATTTCAGATCTCACCTTGGACCTATTGAAGGTTTAGCC GTTAGCGCAGATGGCTTACTTTGTTGTACAATTTCAAATGACAAATCGGTGAAGATATACGATGTCGTAAACTATGATATGATGGTCATGATACGCCTACCCTTTGTACCCGGTACAGTTGAATGGGTTTACAAGCAAGGAGACGTCAAAGCTAAGCTTGCCATTAGTGATCGCAACTCCCCGTTTGTTCATATATACGATGCACGTTCTGGTACAAATGAGCCAATCATCTCTAAAGAG ATACACATGGGCCCAGTAAAAGTTATGAAGTACAACCAGATCTTTGACACAGTAATATCTGCAGACGAGAAGGGAATCATTGAATACTGGTGCCCTGCTACCCTGCAGTTCCCGGAAGATAG AGTGAGTTTCAAACTGAAGAGTGACACCAGTCTCTTTGAAGTTGTGAAGTCCAAAACATTTGTTTCTGCAATTGAG GTTAGCCCTGACGGCAAGCAATTCGCCATTACATCTCCTGATCGTAAAATACGTGTGTTTTATTTTCGAAGTGGTAAGCTTCGGCGACAGTATGATGAGTCCCTGGAG GCAGCACAAGAACTCCAAAGGGCCGATGTTCCTCTCTATAGGTTGGAAGCCATTGATTTTGGACGAAGAATAGCAGTTGAGAAGGAAATAGAAAAAACGGAAAATGTGCCTCAACCAAATGCGATCTTTGATGAGAGCTCTAACTTCCTCATATATGCAACACTTCTTGGCATTAAG GTGGTAAATTTGCAGACAAATAAAGTTGCTCGAATTCTTGGAAAGGTTGAGAACAATGATAGATTTTTAAAAATTGCTTTGTATCAAGGTGACAGAAACAGTAAAAAGGTGAGAAAAATTCCCGCGGCTGCAGCTAATGTCAACGAGGGCAAAGATCCTTTGACAGACCCCACTCTTCTTTGCTGCGCTTTCAAGAAACACAGGATCTATTTATTCAG TCgaagagaaccagaagaaccGGAAGACACAACTAAGGGAAGGGATGTATTTAATGAAAAGCCCCCTGCTGACGAGCTTTTGGCTGCTTCCGATATAGGAAAATCTGTTACAACATCTCTTCCTGAGAATGTG ATCATGCACACATCACTTGGTGATATTCACATTAAACTGTACCCAGAAGAATGTCCCAAAACTGTGGAGAACTTCACCACTCACTGCCGCAATGGTTATTACGATAATCTCATTTTCCACCGGGTTATCAAAGGCTTCATGATACAGACAGGAGATCCTCTGGGAGATGGCACTGGTGGGCAGTCTATTTGGGGTAGGGAGTTTGAGGATGAATTCCACAAAAG TTTGAGGCACGACAGACCTTTTACACTGTCCATGGCAAATGCGGGGCAAAACACCAACGGCTCTCAGTTCTTTATAACCACTGTGGCAACGCCATGGCTGGATAATAAGCACACTGTATTCGGTAGAGTTGTGAAGGGAATGGACGTAGTACAG GGCATAGAGAAGGTGAAGACAAACAAGCAAGACAAACCCTACCAAGATATTAAAATATTGAATGTGACTATCCCCAAGTGA
- the LOC113310213 gene encoding monodehydroascorbate reductase-like, which produces MAEKHFKYVIVGGGVSAGYAAKEFAAQGLNAGELAIISKEAVAPYERPALSKAYLFPESPARLPGFHVCVGSGGERQLPEWYTQKGIELILNTEIVKADLASQTLTSAAGATFKYDVLLIATGSAVIRLTDFGVQGADAKNIFYLREVDDADKLYEVIKSKTNGKAVIVGGGYIGLELSAVLKMNNMDVTMVYPEPWCMPRLFTAEIANFYEGYYTKKGVNIIKGTVAVGFDSDANGEVKTVKLKDGRVLDADIVVVGVGGRPLTALFKGQVEEEKGGLKTDTFFKTSVPNVYAVGDVATFPMKLYNEMRRVEHVDHARKSAEQAVKAIKAAEEGKTTAEYDYLPYFYSRSFDLSWQFYGDNVGETVLFGDNDPSSATHKFGTYWIKEGKVIGAFFESGTPEENKALAKVARAQPLVENVDQLTTEGIMFACKI; this is translated from the exons ATGGCGGAAAAGCATTTCAAGTATGTaattgttggtggtggtgtttctGCT GGATATGCAGCTAAAGAATTTGCTGCTCAAGGTCTTAATGCTGGTGAATTGGCTATTATCTCCAAAGAGGCG GTAGCTCCTTATGAACGTCCAGCTCTTAGCAAGGCCTACCTTTTTCCTGAAT CACCTGCCAGACTTCCAGGTTTCCATGTCTGTGTTGGTAGCGGGGGCGAGAGGCAACTTCCCGAGTGGTATACTCAGAAAG GCATCGAGTTGATCCTTAACACCGAAATAGTGAAGGCTGATCTTGCTTCCCAGACTTTAACTAGTGCAGCTGGAGCAACCTTCAAGTATGATGTATTGCTCATTGCTACTGGTTCCGCA GTTATTAGGTTGACTGACTTTGGCGTTCAAGGTGCTGATGCCAAGAACATCTTCTATTTGAGAGAAGTTGATGATGCCGACAAACTATATGAAGTTATCAAGTCAAAGACAAACGGCAAAGCTGTAATTGTTGGAGGAGGATACATTGGTCTTGAGCTTTCTGCGGTGTTGAAAATGAACAACATGGATGTTACTATGGTTTACCCCGAGCCATGGTGCA TGCCTCGTCTCTTTACTGCTGAAATAGCCAATTTTTATGAGGGTTACTATACTAAGAAAGGAGTCAATATTATTAAAGGAACTGTTGCAGTTGGATTTGATTCTGACGCCAATGGAGAG GTAAAGACGGTAAAACTGAAGGATGGAAGAGTGCTGGATGCTGACATTGTAGTCGTCGGTGTTGGTGGAAGACCTCTTACAGCACTATTCAAGGGCCAGGTTGAAGAGGAGAAAGGTGGACTCAAG ACTGACACTTTTTTTAAAACAAGTGTTCCTAATGTATACGCTGTGGGTGATGTCGCTACCTTCCCAATGAAATTGTACAATGAGATGAGAAGAGTTGAGCATGTTGATCATGCCAGGAAGTCAGCAGAGCAAGCTGTGAAG GCTATCAAGGCCGCCGAAGAAGGGAAGACCACAGCAGAGTACGACTACCTCCCCTACTTCTACTCGCGTTCATTTGATCTGTCGTGGCAATTCTACGGTGACAATGTTGGGGAAACCGTATTGTTTGGTGATAATGACCCTTCATCAGCAACACACAAATTCGGAACCTACTGGATCAAAGAAGGAAAGGTGATTGGGGCATTCTTTGAGAGTGGAACACCAGAAGAGAACAAGGCTCTGGCTAAGGTTGCTAGGGCTCAACCTTTGGTTGAGAATGTTGATCAACTTACCACAGAAGGTATTATGTTTGCATGTAAGATTTGA